The Nitrospira sp. genome window below encodes:
- a CDS encoding glutathione peroxidase, producing the protein MTAARGVVFAEERLTSPASGGKKSLAPLYRFRLPDIDGQPVDLKTFKGKVLLIVNTASMCGNTPQYAGLQEMYERYREQGFEVLAFPANDFGQQEPGTNDEIKGFCYTKYSVSFPLFSKISVTGNEQHPLYQYLTEQSPFPGRVTWNFQKYLVNRSGQVIGKYDPGMNPLSKTIIADLEKALAKS; encoded by the coding sequence ATGACTGCAGCTCGAGGGGTGGTGTTTGCGGAGGAGAGGTTGACGAGTCCTGCCTCAGGAGGAAAGAAGTCGTTAGCGCCACTCTATCGTTTTCGCCTTCCGGACATCGATGGACAACCCGTTGATCTGAAGACGTTTAAGGGGAAGGTGCTGTTGATCGTGAATACGGCGAGCATGTGTGGGAACACTCCGCAATATGCCGGCCTCCAAGAAATGTATGAACGGTATCGTGAGCAGGGATTCGAGGTGTTAGCCTTTCCGGCTAACGACTTTGGACAGCAAGAGCCAGGGACGAATGATGAAATCAAAGGCTTCTGTTACACAAAGTATAGTGTCAGTTTTCCGCTGTTCTCCAAAATCAGCGTCACGGGGAATGAGCAGCACCCCCTCTACCAATATTTGACGGAACAGAGTCCTTTTCCCGGGCGGGTCACGTGGAATTTTCAGAAATATCTGGTGAACCGGTCCGGTCAGGTGATCGGGAAGTACGATCCCGGAATGAATCCGCTGTCAAAGACGATTATTGCCGATCTGGAAAAGGCCTTGGCTAAGAGTTAA
- a CDS encoding patatin-like phospholipase family protein: MKITPPASTTRRHDRAIWCVLGCAVLLLGCEYVRPTMNAPLAQWDAAYGYRATNFPPSHTGSSDSLFIVASFSGGGARASALAYGVLQELARTAIRWDGVEKRLLDELNIINALSGGSFTAAYYGLYGDRIFQDFEHRFLRKNWERELRARIFRSPSNWLRMWSPYFGRAHIFSELLDEALFDGHTFGDLVARHRRPMVFIHASDMLSLSRFEFNQFQFDLLCSDLSRLPISVATASSAALPILLSPISMTNYAGQCGYQPSMLLRDHTHTSLGRQRAHELQSYLDSKKRPYVHLLDGGLSDNIGMREVLENTAFVGDLESTFMSLGAERIKKLVYLVVNAETSQDPSRYTLNKIPGFLRVSQALVDIPINRYSADTLELLEEAIQQWRMQLRQRTTVAHGVFTPDADIYYINASLTELTEPEEVARLMNIPTNLALTDEEVERLLQAGSRLLRQDPEFQRLVRDLQKDGAPDGPQ, encoded by the coding sequence ATGAAAATTACGCCGCCCGCCTCGACGACACGCCGGCATGACCGAGCCATCTGGTGCGTACTTGGATGTGCGGTGTTGTTGCTGGGCTGTGAGTATGTACGGCCGACGATGAATGCGCCGCTGGCGCAATGGGATGCGGCCTACGGGTACCGCGCCACCAATTTTCCTCCGTCCCACACCGGCAGCTCCGACAGCCTCTTCATTGTGGCCTCGTTCTCCGGCGGTGGGGCACGCGCATCAGCCTTAGCCTATGGTGTCTTGCAAGAACTGGCGCGCACGGCGATCCGGTGGGACGGTGTCGAGAAGCGGTTGCTCGACGAATTGAACATCATCAACGCGCTCTCAGGCGGAAGCTTCACGGCCGCCTACTACGGCCTGTACGGCGATCGGATTTTTCAGGATTTTGAGCATCGGTTTCTCAGAAAGAACTGGGAGCGCGAGTTACGTGCCAGGATTTTTCGTTCGCCCTCGAATTGGCTTCGGATGTGGTCGCCCTATTTCGGCCGAGCCCATATTTTTTCTGAGCTTCTCGATGAGGCACTGTTCGATGGACACACGTTCGGCGACCTGGTCGCCCGGCACCGTCGTCCCATGGTCTTCATTCATGCCTCCGACATGCTCAGCCTCTCGCGATTCGAATTCAATCAATTTCAGTTTGACTTGCTCTGCTCCGACCTCAGCCGGCTTCCGATTTCGGTGGCGACCGCCTCCTCAGCCGCACTGCCGATTCTTCTCAGCCCGATATCAATGACCAATTATGCCGGACAGTGCGGATACCAGCCTTCGATGTTACTACGGGATCACACGCACACTTCGTTGGGTAGGCAACGAGCACATGAACTTCAGTCATACCTGGACTCCAAGAAACGCCCCTATGTCCATCTGCTGGACGGCGGGTTGTCCGACAACATCGGCATGCGTGAAGTGCTGGAGAATACAGCATTCGTCGGGGATCTCGAATCAACCTTCATGTCATTGGGCGCCGAACGGATCAAGAAATTGGTCTACCTGGTCGTCAATGCCGAGACAAGCCAAGACCCAAGCCGGTATACACTGAACAAGATCCCCGGCTTTCTACGAGTCAGTCAGGCGCTGGTCGACATCCCCATCAATCGCTATTCCGCCGATACTTTGGAACTGTTGGAAGAGGCCATCCAGCAGTGGCGCATGCAACTTCGACAACGAACGACCGTCGCTCACGGTGTGTTCACTCCGGACGCGGACATCTACTACATCAACGCCAGCCTGACCGAACTCACCGAGCCGGAGGAGGTGGCGCGCCTGATGAATATCCCTACGAACCTCGCACTCACCGACGAGGAAGTCGAACGTCTCCTCCAGGCAGGATCACGCCTATTGCGCCAGGACCCTGAATTTCAACGGTTGGTGCGAGATCTGCAAAAGGATGGCGCGCCTGATGGTCCGCAATAG
- a CDS encoding methyltransferase domain-containing protein — protein MMNLFLVAIVLLLVLLLIGVVLYVRVPRTYQSADSVANSYDDWTNDGILEFYWGEHIHLGHYGSPPRTKDFLQAKSDFVHEMVRWGGLDKLPSGTTVLDVGCGIGGSSRMLAREYGCAVTGVTLSPQQVRRAQELTAPEVNAHFQVDDALALSFPDASFDVVWSVEAGPHMPDKAQFARELMRVLKPGGILVVADWNQRDDRQVPLNWWEKPVMRQLLDQWSHPAFSSIEEFSELLKATGLVAGDVTTADWTAETLPSWLDSIWQGVIRPAGLVRFGMSGLIKSLREVPTILLMRLAFGTGLCRFGMFRAVHATVPTSALVSVQTDDRLVRS, from the coding sequence ATGATGAACCTGTTCCTCGTGGCGATCGTCCTGCTCCTGGTCCTCCTGCTGATCGGAGTCGTGCTGTATGTGCGAGTCCCCCGCACATATCAGTCCGCCGATTCTGTCGCCAATTCCTATGATGACTGGACAAATGACGGCATTCTCGAGTTCTACTGGGGCGAACATATCCATCTGGGACACTATGGCTCTCCACCCCGCACAAAGGATTTTCTCCAAGCCAAGTCAGATTTTGTGCATGAAATGGTGCGTTGGGGAGGGTTAGATAAGCTTCCTTCCGGGACGACGGTGTTAGATGTGGGTTGCGGCATCGGCGGCAGCAGTCGCATGCTGGCGCGGGAGTATGGCTGTGCGGTCACCGGGGTCACTCTCAGCCCTCAGCAAGTCAGACGGGCTCAAGAACTGACCGCCCCAGAGGTGAATGCCCACTTTCAGGTCGATGATGCGCTGGCCCTGTCGTTCCCCGATGCCAGTTTTGATGTGGTCTGGTCGGTCGAGGCGGGACCGCACATGCCGGATAAGGCACAGTTTGCTCGCGAGCTCATGCGCGTGCTGAAACCGGGCGGAATTCTGGTTGTGGCCGATTGGAATCAGCGGGACGATCGCCAGGTTCCACTCAATTGGTGGGAAAAGCCGGTGATGCGGCAACTGCTGGATCAGTGGTCTCATCCGGCCTTTTCGAGCATTGAAGAGTTTTCAGAATTGCTGAAGGCCACCGGACTGGTGGCGGGTGACGTCACCACCGCCGATTGGACGGCCGAAACCTTACCCTCATGGCTCGATTCGATCTGGCAGGGCGTGATCCGTCCGGCAGGGCTTGTTCGGTTTGGCATGAGTGGGTTGATTAAATCATTACGAGAAGTGCCCACAATTTTGTTAATGCGGCTGGCATTTGGGACAGGGCTCTGTCGCTTCGGCATGTTTCGGGCCGTGCATGCCACTGTCCCGACGAGTGCGCTGGTGTCTGTGCAGACGGATGACAGGCTTGTAAGGTCATGA
- a CDS encoding glutathione peroxidase: MSLYDIDLVTIDGTPQKMDVYRGKTLLIVNVASQCGFTPQYEGIQTLYETFKDRGFVVLGFPCNQFGRQEPGGDAEIEQFCTKNFRVTFPMFAKIDVNGTTAHPLYHYLKSEKPGILGTEAIKWNFTKFLVGADGTVLKRYAPSEKPEMIAADLATRL; encoded by the coding sequence ATGAGTCTCTACGACATCGACCTTGTCACGATCGACGGCACGCCGCAGAAGATGGACGTCTACCGAGGCAAGACCTTGCTCATCGTGAATGTCGCGAGCCAGTGCGGCTTCACGCCGCAGTATGAGGGAATCCAAACGCTCTACGAAACATTCAAGGATCGGGGTTTCGTGGTGCTCGGGTTCCCCTGTAACCAGTTCGGACGGCAGGAGCCGGGCGGCGACGCAGAGATTGAGCAGTTCTGCACCAAGAACTTCAGGGTCACCTTTCCGATGTTCGCCAAGATCGACGTCAACGGCACGACCGCACATCCGCTCTACCACTATCTGAAATCGGAGAAGCCTGGAATTCTCGGGACCGAGGCGATCAAATGGAACTTCACCAAGTTCCTCGTCGGTGCCGACGGCACGGTCCTGAAACGCTATGCGCCGAGCGAGAAGCCGGAGATGATTGCGGCTGACCTGGCCACGAGGCTCTAG
- a CDS encoding type II toxin-antitoxin system HicB family antitoxin: protein MGTRSYTAIVEKEGASYVALCPELDVAGQAETVESATANLKEAVELFLECADPAEVERRLHTQVFVTRFEAAHG from the coding sequence ATGGGAACAAGAAGCTATACGGCGATCGTCGAAAAGGAAGGAGCGAGTTATGTCGCGCTCTGTCCGGAACTTGATGTAGCCGGTCAAGCGGAGACGGTCGAATCCGCCACGGCCAATCTCAAAGAAGCGGTCGAACTCTTTCTCGAATGTGCCGATCCTGCCGAAGTCGAACGCCGGCTCCATACCCAGGTGTTTGTCACCCGCTTCGAAGCGGCCCATGGGTAA
- a CDS encoding type II toxin-antitoxin system VapC family toxin, whose protein sequence is MILVPDASVLLKWVLEQEDEPDHRKAIQLQQALLDGWIEIRLPTLWRYEVGNVLGLKKPTLAVELMSVLLAYEFDEVPLRTEYGLAVLEHMREVKHVTFYDSAYHVLAIRAKGVYLTADTAYVKRAKAKGHVALLSEWKGPVP, encoded by the coding sequence ATGATTCTGGTGCCCGATGCCTCCGTCCTCTTGAAGTGGGTCTTGGAACAAGAGGATGAGCCCGACCATCGCAAAGCCATCCAATTGCAACAGGCACTGCTGGACGGATGGATTGAGATTCGGTTACCGACGCTCTGGCGGTATGAAGTGGGCAATGTGTTGGGGCTCAAAAAGCCGACTCTAGCTGTCGAACTAATGAGTGTCTTGTTGGCGTACGAATTTGACGAGGTTCCGTTGCGGACGGAGTATGGACTGGCTGTGCTCGAACATATGCGGGAGGTGAAGCACGTCACCTTTTATGATTCCGCTTACCACGTGCTGGCTATTCGTGCCAAAGGTGTGTACCTCACTGCGGATACGGCCTACGTCAAACGCGCTAAAGCAAAAGGGCATGTGGCGCTGTTGTCGGAATGGAAAGGACCAGTGCCGTAA
- a CDS encoding PIN domain-containing protein, giving the protein MQLRPARRWHLDTSRIEKTPGTFSGFPAVTIDEETAERYAVILNALWNAEPPIPTNDIWIAASAMQYGLAVITTDAHFLQIPQILVWHSPPSRSA; this is encoded by the coding sequence CTGCAGCTTCGGCCCGCACGTCGTTGGCATCTAGACACCTCGCGAATAGAAAAGACTCCCGGTACCTTTTCTGGTTTCCCAGCTGTGACGATCGATGAGGAAACTGCCGAACGCTATGCGGTGATACTCAATGCATTGTGGAATGCGGAACCCCCGATTCCCACGAACGACATCTGGATTGCCGCGTCTGCGATGCAGTATGGGCTGGCGGTGATCACGACGGACGCACACTTTCTGCAAATTCCACAGATTTTAGTTTGGCATAGCCCTCCTTCGCGGTCGGCTTAG
- a CDS encoding alpha/beta hydrolase — protein sequence MHGPAIKIFGSSKLGCLWFRAMDWLCYDCWAGILPDPYKPITFANNEYTNSETRYQQLLKTYQENETIQLGGPTRGWCGQACAASSTMLSNTKTITTPVLVLQAGADTAVTPEAQDTFCLNLKKETGNSCASGGPIKFDGAKHELFIESDHYRNLAISTILDFFSTERVK from the coding sequence ATGCACGGTCCAGCTATCAAAATATTTGGGTCATCGAAGCTCGGATGTTTGTGGTTCAGAGCAATGGACTGGCTCTGCTACGACTGCTGGGCTGGCATCCTTCCAGATCCTTACAAACCAATTACCTTTGCAAACAATGAATATACGAACTCCGAGACACGCTACCAACAGCTGCTGAAAACATATCAAGAAAACGAAACCATACAGTTGGGCGGACCGACGCGTGGATGGTGTGGTCAAGCCTGTGCTGCTTCCTCAACGATGCTAAGCAATACAAAGACGATCACGACTCCCGTCCTAGTGTTGCAGGCAGGAGCCGACACAGCGGTCACCCCAGAAGCTCAAGACACCTTTTGCCTGAACCTCAAAAAGGAAACCGGAAATTCTTGTGCGAGCGGAGGGCCAATAAAGTTTGATGGAGCTAAGCACGAGTTATTCATTGAATCTGATCACTATCGGAATCTAGCCATCAGTACCATTCTAGATTTCTTTTCTACCGAGAGGGTGAAATAA
- a CDS encoding type II toxin-antitoxin system PemK/MazF family toxin, whose product MDVVASRFDVFLVRLDPTEGREIRKTRPCLVISPDEMNQHIDTIIVAPMTTKGKSYPTRVPIRFKGKSWQIVLDQIRTIDKSRLVKRMGKIDDSTQTHTLALLAELFAP is encoded by the coding sequence TTGGACGTGGTAGCATCCCGTTTCGATGTCTTCCTGGTACGCCTGGATCCCACCGAAGGCCGTGAAATTCGCAAGACCCGCCCCTGCCTCGTCATCTCACCGGACGAAATGAATCAGCACATCGATACCATCATCGTCGCTCCAATGACGACCAAGGGAAAGTCCTATCCCACTCGTGTACCCATACGGTTCAAAGGCAAGTCATGGCAGATTGTGCTGGATCAGATCCGAACCATAGACAAGAGCCGCCTCGTCAAACGCATGGGCAAGATCGATGACTCCACCCAAACGCACACCCTCGCCCTGCTTGCGGAACTTTTCGCCCCCTGA
- a CDS encoding AbrB/MazE/SpoVT family DNA-binding domain-containing protein, whose product MKARVVRIGNSQGIRIPKTVIEQCHLHGAVDLEIRQGQLVIRSVSKARAGWSQAFEQMHRHEDDQLLDSESASTSKWDRKDWTW is encoded by the coding sequence ATGAAAGCACGGGTTGTCAGAATCGGAAATTCTCAAGGCATCCGGATTCCGAAGACTGTGATTGAGCAGTGCCACCTGCACGGAGCCGTCGATCTAGAAATCCGGCAAGGACAACTCGTCATTCGGTCGGTTTCAAAGGCACGAGCTGGGTGGAGCCAAGCCTTTGAGCAAATGCATCGCCATGAGGATGACCAACTCTTGGATTCCGAGTCCGCCTCGACCTCCAAGTGGGACCGAAAAGATTGGACGTGGTAG
- a CDS encoding DUF3597 domain-containing protein, with protein sequence MGLFGAIMEKLGFGQAAAQAATPPPTTAPTAAPAAAPAAPKPTAMSAVDVVGKLEGLAAKNPQKLNWKSSIVDLMKLLNLDSSLTARKELATELGCPAEKMSDSAQMNIWLHKAVLQKLAANGGNVPKELLD encoded by the coding sequence ATGGGATTGTTTGGCGCAATTATGGAAAAGCTTGGGTTCGGTCAGGCCGCGGCACAAGCAGCCACACCGCCACCGACGACCGCTCCCACTGCGGCGCCTGCTGCTGCACCGGCTGCTCCGAAGCCGACTGCGATGTCGGCTGTCGACGTTGTCGGTAAACTAGAGGGACTTGCGGCGAAGAATCCGCAGAAGCTGAATTGGAAGAGCTCAATCGTGGATTTGATGAAGCTCTTGAATTTGGACAGCAGTCTCACGGCACGCAAAGAGCTCGCGACTGAGTTGGGCTGCCCCGCCGAGAAGATGAGCGATTCAGCGCAGATGAACATATGGTTGCACAAGGCGGTGCTGCAGAAATTGGCGGCCAATGGGGGGAACGTCCCTAAAGAGCTGTTGGATTGA
- a CDS encoding polymer-forming cytoskeletal protein, producing the protein MWDKKKDENESGNFTVLGKDVTFKGIVHFHSTVQLDSSIEGEIHAKGMLVIGENATIRGTIIAETVVNRGKIHGNVTATGKIQLLKSAILLGDVCAPSFSMEEGAYFKGSIDMGSHPVVDELEQTPLVITEAPQRLNVSRPILVDTERGN; encoded by the coding sequence ATGTGGGACAAAAAGAAAGACGAGAACGAGAGCGGCAATTTTACGGTTCTCGGCAAAGACGTCACGTTCAAAGGCATCGTCCATTTTCATAGCACCGTGCAACTCGACAGCTCGATCGAGGGAGAAATTCATGCCAAAGGCATGTTGGTGATCGGGGAAAATGCAACGATTCGAGGCACCATCATTGCGGAAACCGTCGTGAACCGGGGCAAAATCCATGGGAACGTCACGGCGACTGGGAAGATTCAGTTGCTCAAGTCTGCAATCCTGCTCGGCGACGTCTGCGCTCCATCCTTTTCAATGGAAGAAGGGGCCTACTTCAAGGGCTCGATCGACATGGGCTCCCACCCAGTCGTCGATGAACTTGAACAGACTCCCTTAGTCATTACCGAAGCGCCTCAACGGCTGAATGTCTCTCGTCCGATTCTAGTCGACACCGAGCGAGGGAACTGA
- a CDS encoding DUF423 domain-containing protein: MDVDTSSRWLVLIGCVSAGVGVAAGAFGAHMLKEILEPPMLAVYDTATRYQMYHAFGLVLTGLVVRVGRDAGAAKAGWLFLAGTFLFCGSLYGVSLLGIRWLGAVTPVGGVLFIVGWLVLGWRGLKG; this comes from the coding sequence ATGGATGTAGATACCTCATCACGCTGGTTGGTCTTGATCGGTTGTGTCAGCGCTGGAGTGGGAGTAGCAGCCGGCGCATTCGGCGCTCATATGCTCAAGGAGATTCTGGAGCCACCGATGTTGGCTGTGTACGATACGGCGACCCGCTATCAGATGTACCATGCCTTCGGTCTGGTATTGACTGGACTCGTCGTTCGTGTCGGGCGCGATGCAGGTGCCGCCAAGGCTGGGTGGTTGTTTCTGGCGGGGACGTTCTTGTTCTGCGGCAGTCTGTATGGCGTGTCGCTTCTGGGCATTCGGTGGCTGGGGGCGGTGACGCCGGTTGGAGGTGTATTGTTTATTGTAGGTTGGCTGGTGTTGGGTTGGCGTGGATTGAAAGGTTGA
- a CDS encoding dienelactone hydrolase family protein — protein MLTTHSAPFTLDQIGTGTARFPSGVPIPTHSDQMVDPYFKSRMPKAHQVDCLLFWPQTSGTYPGLVLLHDRWGLTGQIKDLGARLACEGYMVIVPNLYGRLGGMVTANDDVAAALLERQNETDVLTDINSCCEYLNIRNIAKKNIHGVVGYGMGGSYALKFACQRKRLRAAVSYYGTMLASNEQLKDLFAPVLYHQAGNDPSVSANDVEALRQTAAHYAKRVEIQGYPEAAHAFCNEMKPSAYDADSSALAWERTASFLKSCFHGT, from the coding sequence ATGCTCACGACACACTCCGCACCATTCACGTTGGACCAGATTGGAACAGGGACCGCCCGCTTTCCAAGCGGTGTGCCGATCCCCACCCATAGCGATCAGATGGTCGACCCTTACTTCAAGTCGAGAATGCCCAAGGCGCATCAAGTCGATTGTCTCCTCTTCTGGCCCCAAACCTCAGGCACCTATCCAGGGCTGGTGCTCTTGCATGATCGGTGGGGCTTGACGGGGCAGATCAAGGACCTGGGAGCCCGGCTCGCTTGCGAAGGATACATGGTGATCGTTCCGAATCTCTATGGCCGGTTGGGCGGGATGGTGACCGCCAACGACGATGTCGCAGCTGCCCTACTGGAACGGCAGAATGAGACGGACGTTCTCACCGATATTAATTCGTGCTGCGAATACCTCAATATTCGGAACATCGCAAAGAAGAATATCCACGGAGTCGTCGGGTACGGAATGGGCGGATCCTATGCGCTGAAGTTCGCCTGTCAGCGGAAGCGCCTACGCGCGGCAGTGTCCTATTACGGCACGATGCTCGCTTCCAACGAACAGCTGAAGGATCTCTTTGCTCCGGTTCTCTACCACCAGGCGGGGAACGATCCATCGGTCAGCGCGAACGATGTGGAAGCATTGCGACAGACCGCGGCACATTATGCCAAACGGGTCGAGATTCAGGGGTACCCAGAAGCGGCCCATGCCTTTTGTAATGAGATGAAACCAAGCGCATATGACGCAGACAGTTCCGCCCTTGCCTGGGAACGAACCGCGAGTTTTTTGAAGTCTTGCTTCCACGGAACATGA
- a CDS encoding Gfo/Idh/MocA family oxidoreductase, producing the protein MASDRIGVGLIGVGRHGLRYAHHIVHDLPTASLRAVCRRHPEQGFDLSGAPPIKVYGKAELLIADPTVDAIVVVTPPLFASVICRLAVEAGKPLLIEKPLATTVADARAMVRMARDSAVPLMTAQTLRFDHTIQRMMELKSHIGRSERIHLISRIEKRTTAPDHADGYGRRGALLEIGVHMLDLVRFMTGEEVGEVRCTMDVRPDTSPETAASIRLVTSGGTICQIEIARVSTGRVSRADWWGSQGRLAVDWRTCRVSCHDAAGTHEFEVPPSQTVLAAVTAFLQAVRDGAPMPVTGEDGCRAVEIAEACYRSAQLGGASVIVDRHS; encoded by the coding sequence ATGGCTTCTGACCGTATCGGAGTCGGGTTGATTGGAGTTGGCCGGCATGGGCTGCGCTATGCCCATCACATCGTGCACGACCTCCCAACCGCGTCCCTTCGGGCCGTGTGTCGTCGACATCCTGAGCAGGGATTCGACCTGTCCGGAGCCCCACCCATCAAGGTCTACGGAAAGGCTGAGTTGCTGATCGCCGATCCCACAGTTGATGCGATCGTCGTCGTCACTCCTCCCCTATTCGCCTCGGTCATCTGCCGGTTGGCCGTTGAAGCCGGTAAACCACTGTTAATCGAAAAGCCGCTGGCCACGACGGTTGCCGACGCCCGTGCGATGGTCAGGATGGCTCGCGACTCCGCGGTCCCGCTGATGACCGCGCAAACCCTCCGGTTCGACCACACGATTCAACGGATGATGGAACTGAAGTCGCATATCGGACGGTCCGAACGCATCCATCTCATCAGTCGCATTGAAAAAAGGACCACGGCGCCGGACCATGCCGATGGGTATGGCAGGCGGGGGGCGTTGCTTGAGATTGGTGTCCACATGCTTGATCTCGTCCGGTTCATGACAGGCGAAGAGGTGGGGGAGGTGCGCTGCACGATGGACGTGCGCCCAGATACATCACCGGAAACCGCTGCGTCGATTCGCCTGGTTACCTCCGGGGGAACCATTTGCCAGATCGAAATCGCCCGCGTGTCGACGGGACGGGTTAGCCGAGCGGACTGGTGGGGTTCGCAGGGCCGACTCGCCGTCGACTGGCGAACCTGTCGAGTCAGCTGCCACGATGCCGCCGGGACGCACGAGTTTGAGGTGCCTCCCTCGCAAACCGTCCTTGCCGCAGTGACCGCCTTCCTGCAGGCTGTGAGAGACGGTGCTCCGATGCCTGTTACGGGAGAGGATGGATGTCGAGCCGTAGAAATCGCCGAAGCCTGTTATCGGTCGGCACAACTCGGTGGGGCTTCGGTCATCGTAGATCGTCATTCGTGA
- a CDS encoding Lrp/AsnC ligand binding domain-containing protein, protein MATRAYILIKVKAGKTKDVATALKRIAGVEQAHSCFGRPDIFVFISVQDERALSDVVITKIHAIDGVEETDTHIVADS, encoded by the coding sequence ATGGCAACCCGTGCTTATATTCTTATCAAGGTCAAAGCAGGCAAGACTAAAGACGTTGCCACGGCGCTCAAGCGCATTGCCGGCGTCGAACAAGCCCACTCTTGCTTCGGTCGTCCGGACATTTTTGTTTTCATTAGTGTCCAGGACGAACGGGCACTCTCCGATGTTGTGATCACCAAGATCCATGCGATCGACGGCGTCGAGGAGACCGATACCCATATCGTCGCAGACTCGTAG